One genomic segment of Ignavibacteriota bacterium includes these proteins:
- a CDS encoding T9SS type A sorting domain-containing protein encodes MFKRISILITVFQFVCFFLPIYSQELDWIELKSLNDNYLVRLIEYPSGKLMAITNDGIFILQNNNWIEFTNGLDFIRPEQYNTSFKDAKIYNNTLTVLYTNNLAQTLNNEINWIKLLEIPEIIDFEYDTNGKLFLLCTASLYSFSDNVLSNNLLPTENSMNTGNMSMCIDLDNNIYISKNFGGLLYSFDQGLTWNTNYESEFRNLYSNNGILYSLGDGVRYSNNKGLNWTYSGLGYANPASIYFNNAELIVCGFKGVFLSKDNGESWRLLGLDSLETSSVNNLVVMSNGYLYAGTGQGKIFRTNQPLTTSLNNLGNDIDNNFRLNQNFPNPFNPKTEITFSIPKSEYVSLKVYDVLGREVSTLINSELSTGQHSIEWSPKNLSSGIYIYSLRAGSQIENKKMQYLK; translated from the coding sequence ATGTTCAAAAGAATATCAATTTTGATAACAGTTTTTCAGTTTGTTTGTTTTTTTTTACCTATTTATTCACAAGAATTGGACTGGATTGAATTAAAAAGTCTAAATGATAATTATCTAGTTAGATTAATTGAATATCCATCTGGGAAATTAATGGCTATTACAAATGACGGTATCTTTATTTTACAAAATAACAATTGGATTGAATTTACTAATGGGTTAGATTTTATTCGACCGGAACAATATAATACCTCTTTCAAAGATGCTAAAATCTATAACAATACTCTGACGGTGTTGTATACAAATAATTTAGCTCAAACTCTAAATAATGAAATAAATTGGATTAAACTTTTGGAAATTCCAGAAATAATAGATTTTGAGTATGATACAAATGGAAAATTATTTTTACTATGTACAGCCTCATTATATTCTTTTTCTGACAATGTTCTCTCAAATAATTTATTACCAACTGAAAACAGTATGAATACGGGTAACATGTCAATGTGTATAGATTTGGATAATAACATATATATATCAAAAAATTTTGGTGGCTTATTATATTCATTTGACCAAGGATTAACATGGAATACTAATTATGAGAGTGAATTTCGTAATTTATATTCAAATAATGGTATTCTATACAGTCTAGGTGATGGGGTCAGATATTCTAACAATAAGGGATTAAACTGGACTTATTCTGGATTGGGTTATGCAAATCCAGCATCAATATATTTTAATAATGCTGAATTGATTGTCTGTGGTTTTAAAGGTGTTTTTCTATCCAAGGATAATGGTGAAAGTTGGCGCCTATTAGGCTTAGATTCATTAGAAACCTCGAGTGTGAATAACTTAGTAGTTATGTCAAATGGATATCTTTATGCCGGAACAGGCCAAGGTAAAATATTTCGAACAAATCAACCTCTCACAACGTCATTAAACAATCTAGGTAATGACATTGATAATAATTTTAGATTAAACCAAAATTTCCCTAATCCTTTTAACCCAAAAACAGAAATAACATTTTCAATACCAAAAAGTGAATACGTTAGTTTAAAAGTCTATGATGTATTAGGTAGAGAGGTTTCAACTTTAATAAATAGTGAGTTATCAACTGGTCAACATTCAATCGAATGGAGTCCCAAAAATTTATCAAGTGGCATATATATTTATAGTTTAAGAGCGGGTAGCCAAATAGAAAATAAAAAAATGCAATATTTAAAATAA
- a CDS encoding site-specific integrase, producing the protein MFLSKRANGYYYIYFDNELGKRNKVSTKTKFKKEAYEFLTHFSKEHSSKFINGIEKIDLNTFTNEYYKFSLNIHRPKTTESLKWVFKDFQKFLGNPFLHEITLQSIQDYLNFKRKISIYTVQKHLAYLRSAFNYAHRHKYISKNYFTDIPNFRIPEKQPKFFTKNEYQLLFNSVTELWFRDIIEIAYNTGMRQMEILTLNWNQVDLPNKSITLDNQNYINKSKRVRQVYLSKRACEIINRLYKFKNCDLLFHNNFKEFKQDHISKKFKKHVRRLEINQSLNFHSLRHSFASRLVQNGVSIYHVSKLLGHADIKTTEIYAHLRAEDLKESVEMLN; encoded by the coding sequence ATGTTTCTTTCAAAACGTGCAAATGGTTACTACTATATTTATTTCGATAACGAACTTGGCAAAAGAAATAAGGTATCAACTAAGACCAAATTTAAGAAAGAGGCTTATGAATTTTTAACCCATTTCAGTAAAGAACATAGTTCAAAGTTCATAAACGGAATTGAGAAAATTGATTTGAATACATTTACAAATGAGTATTATAAATTTTCCTTGAATATTCACAGACCTAAAACAACTGAATCTCTAAAATGGGTTTTTAAGGATTTCCAAAAGTTCTTAGGTAATCCATTTCTACACGAAATAACTTTACAAAGTATTCAAGACTATCTAAACTTTAAACGAAAAATATCAATCTACACAGTTCAAAAACATTTAGCCTATTTAAGAAGTGCTTTTAACTATGCACATAGACATAAATATATCTCAAAGAATTATTTTACTGATATTCCAAACTTTAGGATTCCAGAAAAGCAACCTAAGTTTTTTACAAAGAATGAATATCAACTTCTTTTTAATTCAGTAACGGAACTATGGTTTAGGGATATAATAGAAATTGCCTATAATACTGGAATGAGGCAAATGGAAATATTGACTTTAAACTGGAATCAAGTCGATTTACCAAACAAATCAATTACTTTAGACAATCAGAATTATATAAATAAAAGTAAGAGAGTAAGGCAAGTATATTTATCTAAAAGAGCTTGTGAAATTATTAACAGACTTTATAAATTTAAAAATTGTGACTTACTATTCCACAATAATTTTAAAGAATTTAAACAAGACCATATCTCAAAGAAGTTTAAGAAACACGTAAGACGTTTAGAAATAAATCAATCATTAAATTTCCATTCTTTGCGTCATTCGTTTGCTTCTAGGTTAGTTCAAAATGGAGTAAGTATTTATCATGTATCTAAATTACTAGGTCATGCAGATATAAAGACAACTGAAATATATGCACACTTAAGAGCTGAGGATTTGAAGGAATCTGTAGAAATGTTGAATTAG
- the serA gene encoding phosphoglycerate dehydrogenase, giving the protein MEIQNKSYSLAKEKIKVLLLEGLHENAHNFFAENGFSNVECYNKSFEKEELIEKIKDVHIIGIRSKTNLTNEVLSHAKKLVAIGCYSIGTNQVDLDSARQFGIPVFNAPFSNTRSVAELVISECIFLIRGIPEKNFNAHDGKWEKDSSHSFEVRGKNLGIVGYGHIGSQVSILAEAMGMNVFYFDITKKLNYGNVTACATLEELLKISDIVTLHVPENETTKNMISARELSLMKKGALLINAARGTVVNLDDLYNSLEQKHIAGAAIDVYPEEPASNNIPFVNPLQKFQNVILTPHIGGSTLEAQANIALEVSDKLVHYCDVGSSIGATNFVQISLTPNLDRQRYLHIHKNQPGVLNKITNVFTSRNLNIASQYLQTDAYIGYVIIDIDSKEHTEDIIRELKAIPETIKARMLL; this is encoded by the coding sequence ATGGAAATCCAAAATAAGTCATATTCATTAGCAAAAGAAAAAATAAAAGTATTATTGCTCGAAGGCTTGCATGAAAACGCTCACAACTTCTTTGCCGAGAACGGTTTTAGCAATGTTGAGTGTTATAATAAATCTTTTGAAAAAGAAGAACTGATTGAAAAAATAAAAGATGTTCATATTATTGGAATACGTTCCAAGACTAACTTAACAAATGAAGTTTTATCACATGCAAAAAAATTGGTTGCTATTGGCTGCTATTCCATTGGTACGAACCAAGTTGATCTTGATTCTGCACGCCAATTTGGAATTCCGGTTTTTAATGCGCCTTTTTCAAATACAAGATCTGTGGCTGAATTAGTTATAAGCGAATGTATCTTTTTAATTAGAGGAATACCGGAGAAAAATTTTAATGCACATGATGGAAAGTGGGAAAAGGATTCATCCCATTCTTTCGAAGTTAGAGGAAAGAATTTGGGAATTGTCGGTTATGGGCATATTGGTTCTCAAGTTTCAATTCTTGCGGAAGCAATGGGAATGAATGTTTTCTACTTTGATATAACAAAAAAGTTGAATTACGGAAATGTAACAGCCTGTGCAACTTTAGAAGAATTATTGAAAATATCTGATATTGTAACGCTTCATGTTCCCGAAAATGAAACAACAAAAAATATGATTAGTGCCCGCGAATTATCATTAATGAAGAAAGGAGCTTTACTCATTAATGCAGCGCGCGGAACTGTTGTGAATCTTGATGACCTATATAATTCCTTAGAACAAAAGCATATTGCCGGTGCAGCGATTGATGTTTATCCCGAAGAACCTGCATCTAACAATATTCCATTTGTTAACCCGTTGCAAAAATTTCAGAATGTAATACTTACACCTCACATTGGCGGAAGTACTTTAGAAGCTCAAGCTAATATTGCTCTAGAAGTTTCTGATAAACTAGTTCATTATTGTGATGTTGGATCTTCAATTGGGGCAACAAATTTTGTTCAGATCTCGCTTACACCAAATCTTGATCGTCAGAGATACTTACACATTCACAAAAATCAACCGGGTGTTTTGAATAAAATTACAAATGTATTCACTTCAAGAAATCTAAATATTGCATCTCAGTATTTACAGACAGATGCTTACATAGGTTATGTAATTATTGATATCGATAGCAAAGAACACACTGAAGATATTATTAGAGAACTGAAAGCCATTCCAGAAACAATAAAAGCAAGAATGCTTCTTTAG
- a CDS encoding DUF4153 domain-containing protein — protein sequence MKQQIIENINNPENLEKLYRENKEDFTKNFAVISNDYNSDLVEFWKVRLAPETENEFIGFSKIDLLIVIILSLATGILAKLPNVFSQLSNEIFYQRNLAIIVCNGLILYTFYQNKIYDVKKFLIYGFTTLILLVFVNLLPYHTSDSIILSQLHIPLFLWCLFALTFISFDFKNTRRKIEFIRFNGELLIMTGLLIISGGLLTAITLNLFNVIDMNIEKFYSENIVLIGGVSSPIAAYFLIRLYPNITSKIAPVIARVFTPLVLITLVVYLISMVFSNSKILEDRNLLLVFNALLLAVMAIIVFSVSELDKTKDKNINVLILFALAVLAIVINSIALTAIITRFSSGITPNRTVVLLSNVLIFVNLILIAKDLLQSYFKITKLDLVESTVAKYLTIYFAYTILVIFILPFVFGMK from the coding sequence ATGAAACAACAAATAATTGAAAACATTAATAATCCAGAAAATCTCGAAAAATTATATCGAGAGAATAAAGAGGATTTTACCAAAAATTTTGCCGTAATATCTAATGATTATAATTCCGATTTAGTAGAATTTTGGAAAGTTCGCTTAGCTCCGGAAACAGAAAATGAGTTTATAGGATTTAGTAAAATTGATTTATTGATTGTGATTATTCTTTCTTTAGCAACGGGAATTTTAGCAAAACTTCCGAATGTTTTTTCTCAACTTAGTAATGAAATTTTTTATCAAAGAAATTTAGCAATAATAGTTTGCAACGGATTGATACTTTATACTTTTTATCAAAATAAAATTTATGATGTGAAGAAGTTTTTGATTTACGGATTTACAACCTTGATTTTATTGGTGTTTGTAAACTTATTACCCTATCACACAAGCGATTCAATCATTCTTTCACAACTTCACATTCCGCTATTTTTATGGTGTTTATTCGCACTTACTTTTATTTCATTTGATTTTAAGAATACCAGAAGAAAAATTGAGTTCATTCGTTTTAACGGCGAACTTTTGATAATGACGGGACTATTAATTATTTCCGGAGGATTGCTTACGGCAATTACCTTAAACTTATTCAATGTAATAGATATGAATATTGAAAAATTTTATTCTGAAAATATTGTTTTAATCGGAGGCGTATCTTCGCCAATTGCAGCTTACTTTTTGATTCGTTTATATCCAAATATTACAAGCAAAATTGCGCCAGTAATTGCAAGAGTTTTCACTCCATTAGTTTTAATTACACTTGTTGTTTATTTAATTTCTATGGTTTTCTCAAACAGCAAAATTCTTGAAGATAGAAATCTGCTATTGGTTTTTAATGCTTTGTTATTGGCTGTGATGGCAATAATTGTTTTTTCCGTTTCGGAACTTGATAAAACAAAAGATAAAAATATAAATGTTTTGATATTATTTGCGTTAGCGGTTTTGGCTATTGTAATAAACTCAATTGCATTAACGGCAATAATAACAAGATTTTCTTCAGGAATAACACCAAACAGAACCGTAGTTTTGTTATCAAATGTTTTGATATTTGTTAACTTAATTTTAATTGCAAAGGATTTGCTGCAATCTTACTTTAAAATTACTAAACTCGATTTAGTAGAAAGTACGGTTGCGAAATATTTAACAATTTATTTTGCATATACAATTTTGGTAATTTTTATTCTTCCATTTGTGTTTGGAATGAAATAA
- a CDS encoding DoxX family protein, with protein sequence MKGKILLVVSILFGLMFINAGLNKFFNYMPMPENMPEEMMKLFEAFVVIGWLLPLIAVAEIIGGILFMIPKFRALGAVVIFPVMVGILLTHIVNEPSGLPIAIILFAINIWVIIENRAKYLSMIK encoded by the coding sequence ATAAAAGGTAAAATTTTATTAGTCGTTAGTATTTTGTTCGGATTAATGTTCATAAACGCGGGATTAAATAAATTTTTTAATTATATGCCAATGCCTGAAAATATGCCGGAAGAAATGATGAAATTGTTTGAAGCATTTGTTGTAATTGGTTGGTTATTACCATTAATTGCGGTTGCTGAAATAATAGGCGGAATTCTTTTTATGATTCCTAAATTTAGGGCACTTGGCGCAGTTGTTATTTTTCCGGTTATGGTAGGAATTCTTTTAACTCATATTGTAAACGAACCTTCCGGATTACCGATTGCAATTATACTTTTTGCAATTAACATTTGGGTAATTATAGAGAATCGTGCAAAATATCTGTCGATGATTAAATAA
- the mraZ gene encoding division/cell wall cluster transcriptional repressor MraZ, protein MFLGSFNYSIDSKSRVSIPAKLRKFLDPKANDSFVLTRGTAKCIDIYPMNLWEELVNEKLKNLNSFEPNDALFLRMFLQQASEDKLDTQARLLIPKNLIEYAQIEKDVLILGAIKRIEIWNPNIYEEYLKTSELSFEEVAKKVMGA, encoded by the coding sequence ATGTTTTTAGGCAGTTTTAATTACTCAATTGACTCAAAAAGCAGAGTTAGCATTCCTGCTAAACTGAGAAAATTTTTGGACCCAAAAGCTAATGACTCTTTTGTGTTAACCAGAGGAACTGCCAAATGTATTGATATTTATCCAATGAATCTTTGGGAAGAATTAGTAAACGAGAAATTGAAAAATTTAAACAGTTTTGAACCCAATGATGCACTTTTTCTGAGAATGTTTTTACAGCAGGCATCTGAAGATAAACTTGATACCCAAGCCAGATTATTAATTCCAAAAAATTTAATTGAATACGCTCAAATCGAAAAAGATGTTCTTATACTTGGTGCAATTAAAAGAATCGAAATTTGGAATCCCAACATTTACGAAGAATACTTAAAAACCAGTGAGCTATCCTTTGAAGAAGTAGCTAAAAAAGTTATGGGTGCTTGA
- the rsmH gene encoding 16S rRNA (cytosine(1402)-N(4))-methyltransferase RsmH: MAYHVPVMLDETTELLVKNLSGTYFDGTLGFGGHSSNFLRHLDNNSKIIATDKDIAAINYCENLFSGDDRITIYNSSFTEIKNISLVEGINGYDGIFADLGVSSFQFDNADSGFTYREEADLDLRMNKTIGEPAYKFINSADANEIADVIFQFGEEKNSRKIARQILAEREKKFIKTTTQLKEIIQKIVPVKHLNKTLSRVFQALRIYVNNELEELKLFLEKSVELLNEGGRIVILSYHSLEDRIVKDFFKYESLSCVCPPEVPVCVCTKKSRLQIITRKPLVADEIEIKNNPRSRSAKLRAAQKI, from the coding sequence ATGGCTTATCATGTGCCGGTTATGTTGGATGAAACAACAGAACTATTAGTAAAAAATCTATCGGGCACATACTTTGACGGCACTCTTGGTTTTGGAGGACATTCTTCAAATTTTTTACGTCATCTTGATAATAATTCAAAAATTATTGCAACAGATAAAGACATCGCTGCAATTAATTATTGTGAAAATTTATTTTCCGGTGATGATAGAATCACAATTTATAATTCAAGTTTTACGGAAATAAAAAACATTTCTCTTGTAGAAGGCATAAACGGTTATGATGGAATTTTTGCCGATTTAGGCGTTTCATCGTTTCAATTTGATAATGCAGATTCTGGTTTTACATATAGAGAAGAAGCAGATCTTGATTTACGAATGAATAAAACAATTGGCGAGCCTGCTTATAAATTTATCAATTCTGCCGATGCAAACGAAATTGCAGATGTGATTTTTCAATTTGGTGAGGAGAAAAATTCAAGAAAAATTGCGCGACAAATTTTAGCAGAAAGAGAAAAAAAGTTTATTAAAACTACAACTCAGCTAAAAGAAATAATTCAAAAAATTGTTCCGGTAAAACATTTAAATAAAACTTTATCAAGAGTTTTTCAAGCATTAAGAATTTATGTAAATAATGAACTTGAAGAGCTGAAATTATTTTTAGAAAAGTCAGTTGAATTGTTGAATGAAGGCGGAAGAATAGTAATTCTTTCTTATCACTCATTGGAAGACAGAATTGTGAAAGATTTTTTTAAGTATGAATCATTAAGCTGTGTTTGTCCTCCGGAAGTTCCTGTATGTGTTTGCACAAAAAAAAGCAGATTGCAAATAATTACAAGAAAACCATTAGTTGCCGATGAAATTGAAATTAAAAATAATCCAAGATCAAGGAGTGCAAAATTAAGAGCAGCACAAAAAATATAA
- a CDS encoding PASTA domain-containing protein translates to MNNNRALLILIFVLVAFVGLVIQLFSVQIGDHTTYKAKADKQQNSVHIVKAERGIIYDRNREILAYTKDDVSLFADARMLKKRTKSKEKVAKELAKIFKTDSKKYIRMINNSKGNVCLEKKIPKDKSLLLNNFVVDGFFKVEDYTRVYPYKNITSHILGYVDKQSEGLAGLEKMYNEQLRGIDGELHIENDAIGKTVSINYDESVSPVPGYSFQLTIDKVYQKILVTELLDGVNLYKAKSGIGIIANPQTGEILAMANVPDYDPNEYNTFDDFSRRNRALTDTYEPGSTMKSIVMAMLLDQNLVEENNIVNTENGRYRIKGALISDTHEFSTLTVRGVLEQSSNIGMVKLSEKINSNDFYKGLRDFGFGNFTSIDLLGETRGNLKKPNQFSRISKAFMSHGYEISVTPIQMVMAYSAIINGGNLLQPFVLKKILESNGEVEEEFETNKIRRVISEETSNRMKDIMLGVVENGTGSNAKQNNVFVGGKTGTAQKLVNGRYSSWEYNSSFIGFFPVEDPKIICFILLDAPQVGRYGGQAAAPIFKNITSKILETDFSIKRNKNKIERNELIQNLMTEVNIVDKRDEETSFANVSHENTKEKSKLKIKKSIMPNLINKTIREAVSILSELNIKYSIEGYGRIVSQSVKSGSSISSKTECQLVCSNTTLGKN, encoded by the coding sequence ATGAATAATAATCGCGCATTACTCATATTGATTTTTGTACTTGTTGCCTTTGTGGGATTGGTAATTCAATTATTCTCTGTGCAGATTGGAGATCATACTACATATAAAGCTAAAGCTGATAAGCAGCAAAATTCTGTACATATTGTTAAAGCTGAGCGTGGAATTATTTATGATCGTAACAGAGAAATATTAGCATATACAAAAGATGATGTTTCTCTTTTTGCTGATGCAAGAATGCTGAAAAAAAGAACCAAAAGTAAAGAGAAAGTTGCGAAAGAACTTGCAAAAATTTTTAAGACAGACTCAAAAAAATATATTAGAATGATAAATAACAGTAAGGGAAATGTTTGTCTTGAGAAAAAAATTCCCAAAGATAAATCTCTCTTACTAAACAATTTTGTTGTTGATGGATTTTTTAAAGTTGAAGATTATACAAGAGTTTATCCGTATAAAAATATTACTTCGCACATTTTAGGTTATGTTGATAAGCAGTCTGAAGGTCTTGCCGGGCTTGAAAAAATGTACAATGAACAATTACGCGGAATTGACGGCGAGCTTCATATTGAAAATGATGCAATTGGCAAAACTGTTTCAATAAATTATGATGAATCTGTTTCTCCGGTTCCTGGCTATTCATTTCAGCTTACAATTGATAAAGTTTATCAAAAAATATTGGTGACAGAATTATTAGATGGGGTAAATCTCTATAAAGCAAAATCGGGAATTGGAATAATTGCAAATCCGCAAACCGGCGAGATTTTAGCAATGGCAAATGTTCCGGATTATGATCCTAACGAATATAATACATTTGATGATTTCTCAAGAAGAAACCGAGCATTAACCGATACATATGAGCCGGGTTCAACAATGAAATCAATAGTTATGGCAATGCTACTGGATCAAAATTTAGTTGAAGAAAATAATATTGTAAATACTGAGAACGGAAGATATAGAATTAAAGGTGCTTTAATAAGTGATACGCATGAATTTTCAACTTTAACAGTAAGAGGCGTGCTTGAACAATCCAGTAATATTGGAATGGTTAAGCTCAGTGAAAAAATAAACAGCAATGATTTTTATAAAGGTTTAAGAGATTTTGGTTTTGGAAATTTTACATCAATTGATTTACTTGGAGAAACAAGAGGGAATCTTAAAAAACCAAATCAGTTTTCAAGAATAAGCAAAGCATTCATGTCTCATGGTTATGAAATTTCAGTAACTCCAATTCAAATGGTCATGGCTTATTCAGCAATTATTAATGGTGGAAATTTGCTTCAGCCATTTGTTCTAAAAAAAATATTAGAATCAAATGGAGAAGTTGAAGAAGAATTTGAAACTAATAAAATTAGACGAGTAATAAGCGAAGAGACTTCCAATAGAATGAAAGATATTATGTTAGGCGTGGTTGAAAACGGAACTGGTTCAAACGCTAAACAGAATAATGTTTTCGTCGGCGGGAAAACGGGAACTGCACAAAAATTAGTAAATGGCAGATACTCAAGCTGGGAATATAATTCATCATTTATCGGATTTTTTCCTGTAGAAGATCCCAAAATCATTTGTTTTATTTTACTTGATGCACCGCAAGTTGGAAGATATGGCGGGCAAGCAGCCGCTCCAATTTTTAAAAACATTACATCAAAAATTCTTGAAACAGATTTTTCTATAAAAAGAAATAAAAATAAGATTGAGCGAAACGAGCTTATTCAAAATTTAATGACCGAAGTAAATATAGTTGATAAACGTGATGAGGAAACATCGTTCGCAAATGTTTCTCATGAGAATACGAAAGAGAAATCTAAACTAAAAATTAAAAAATCTATAATGCCGAATTTAATAAACAAAACTATTAGAGAAGCAGTTTCTATTTTGAGTGAATTAAATATCAAATATTCGATTGAAGGTTACGGAAGAATTGTTAGTCAAAGTGTAAAATCCGGAAGTTCAATTTCCTCAAAGACCGAGTGTCAATTAGTTTGTTCAAACACAACATTGGGGAAAAACTAA
- a CDS encoding UDP-N-acetylmuramoyl-L-alanyl-D-glutamate--2,6-diaminopimelate ligase has protein sequence MLLSKILNSVSVVQVVGNPEIIEINKITIDSREAQKGSIFFALKGLKTDGHKYIQQAVSNGVSTVVLEDENPNVDRLLSSNNVAKVLVKNARLALSKISSEYYENPSAKLNLVGITGTKGKTTTSYFLKNIFENAELKSGLIGTNKNMIGEIEIPTKLTTPESHIINELMYEMVKEGCANCIMEVSSHSVEMERVSDLDFNVGVFTNITSDHLDYHKTFENYLSAKKKFFTSMKKDAKIIFNKDDENYSSLLSETKAYKISYSLNVNSDFKINNLEYNLDGTKFDLNFQNQNYSVETKLIGQFNAYNAAAAIGASVFSDISILKSIEGIYSTKQVPGRFEVISSEKKKVIVDYSHTADSLQQALDAIKHIVKTDRPIYTVFGCGGDRDKTKRPIMGKIATDNSKFVYVTSDNPRSEDPYDIIKDITSNLNSRNFKVIEDRESAIKSAIKESEDNAVILIAGKGHENYQEINGIRNYFSDKKVAEKYL, from the coding sequence ATGTTGTTAAGCAAAATATTAAATAGTGTTTCAGTCGTTCAAGTAGTAGGTAATCCTGAAATTATTGAAATTAATAAAATAACTATTGATTCAAGAGAAGCACAAAAAGGCTCAATATTTTTTGCTCTTAAAGGATTAAAAACAGACGGACATAAATATATTCAACAAGCAGTTAGTAATGGAGTATCAACAGTTGTTTTAGAAGACGAAAATCCCAATGTGGATAGATTATTAAGCAGCAATAATGTTGCAAAAGTTTTAGTTAAAAACGCAAGATTGGCACTTTCTAAAATTTCAAGCGAATATTATGAAAATCCTTCTGCAAAATTAAATCTTGTTGGAATAACCGGTACAAAAGGGAAAACAACTACTTCATATTTCTTAAAGAATATTTTTGAAAATGCCGAATTGAAATCCGGCTTAATTGGTACAAATAAAAATATGATTGGTGAAATTGAAATTCCTACAAAACTAACAACACCGGAATCTCATATTATAAATGAATTGATGTACGAGATGGTAAAAGAGGGATGTGCAAATTGTATAATGGAAGTTTCATCTCACTCGGTAGAAATGGAAAGAGTTTCAGATCTTGATTTTAATGTTGGAGTTTTTACAAATATAACTTCAGATCATTTGGATTATCACAAAACATTCGAAAATTATTTAAGTGCAAAAAAGAAATTCTTTACTTCAATGAAAAAAGATGCAAAAATAATTTTTAATAAAGATGATGAAAATTATTCCTCATTGTTGTCTGAGACGAAAGCATATAAAATTTCATATTCATTAAATGTTAATTCAGACTTTAAAATAAATAATCTTGAGTATAATCTTGATGGAACTAAGTTTGATTTGAATTTTCAGAATCAAAATTATAGTGTGGAAACAAAATTAATTGGTCAGTTTAATGCTTACAATGCCGCAGCGGCAATTGGTGCATCAGTGTTTTCTGATATTTCTATTTTAAAATCAATTGAAGGAATTTACTCAACCAAACAAGTTCCGGGAAGATTTGAAGTTATTTCATCTGAAAAGAAAAAAGTAATTGTTGATTATTCGCACACTGCTGATAGCCTGCAGCAAGCATTGGATGCAATAAAACACATTGTTAAAACCGATAGACCAATTTATACTGTTTTTGGCTGCGGCGGCGATAGAGATAAAACAAAACGACCGATTATGGGAAAAATTGCAACCGATAACAGCAAATTTGTTTATGTAACTTCAGATAATCCTAGAAGTGAAGATCCTTATGATATTATTAAAGACATTACTTCAAATCTGAATTCAAGAAATTTTAAAGTAATTGAAGATAGAGAAAGTGCAATAAAATCAGCAATCAAAGAAAGTGAAGACAACGCGGTAATTTTAATCGCCGGAAAAGGGCATGAAAATTATCAAGAAATTAATGGTATTAGAAATTATTTCTCAGATAAAAAAGTTGCGGAAAAATATTTATAG